A stretch of DNA from Castor canadensis chromosome 2, mCasCan1.hap1v2, whole genome shotgun sequence:
ctgtaaaaaaacgAGAACAAAAACGgtttttccaattttttgttctatttccccacTTTTTAGGCCAGAGCTTCATTTTATATTGATAAGATAGGTTACCTACTAgaataatatgaataaaatatgtgtCTTCTATAAATACCTTCTGATTTATATAAAAAGTATCTTCAGATGTATGAACTTACAGTTTTACTCAGTAAAATCTTTTAGTCTAGACAGCTATTTGGTATGGCAAAAATTAAGACTATTACTTATTAAGAAACATCTTTCTTTATAGGATTATGACAATGATGGCAAGATATCTTTTGCAGACTTTGAAAAAGCAGTGAGAGAAGACACACTTCTGTTGGAGGTGTTTGGCCCATGCTTGCCAGAAGCAAAGGTAGAGTTACAAGTACCAAAAACCCAAGTTGACTGAGGGGAAAATTTAAAGGTCCAGAAAGTAATATTTGCTAGATTCTCACCCCTGTAGCTGCAGCCCACTGCTGAAGACTAGGCAATCATAAAGGAATTGGCCTCATCCTAGTTTGGGGCACTACAAAGATGCTATCACAGATTACTTCAGTAACTAAATTTGGCAGGTTTTTATTAAGCATGAACCTTTAACCACACACAGTTCCTATCATCTATAGTAGTGTGACAACATTTGCTCAAACTCAAATCAGAGTATATTGGCTTTATTAAGTGATAGAACATTGACTAAAGAGTAGATTTAGCAAGTACCCACCATAAACTGCTTGATCTCTTCCAACCCAACTGCTATCATTGtttgaaataagtttaaaataagttttaaatttttgaacaCATACATAGTATTTTATAGTGTTTCATTTGTGTTCATAAAGGCTTCTCATGTATGAATCTGAAAAGTTTTCTCAGCCTACTTAATTCATTTGGCTCATAAAGTTTACTTCCTTATTCTTACTTTGATCAACTGTACTTTTCACAGACAGAGGGAAAAGTGTGGATATGCCAAAACTGGAGTGGTACGAAGCTATATTTTCTAAAACTCATTTGTTTTTCAACTGCCATAAATCAAGTATTCTTCTTACAAGGACCAAAAGCATTGTAAGCTTCTATTTTCAACTTTGTtctaacagttttcttttttactttacagaattgttttcattttgaagcCCTAGTATTCAGAAACATCTCGTCTTCTAGTATTTGAATGTAAACTGCTTAATAGTTACATTAAAATCAGAAACAGATCCAACGGTTacctatctttatttttattgcagcTTTTATATTTGCTTCAATTGGTTTTCATATAGGTGCTGTGAGATAATGCTATATGACAAGAACAGTTTCTGCAATATTAAGTATGGATCAAAGATGGAGCTATTTAGACAGATAGTCTGAATGAAATTACAAAAAGaagtgcatttaaaaataatagtaaaatctctcaaagaattaaaataataggctaaaaataaatattctctttAGAAACTACCAACTTGCTACTAGCAATTTATATTCTTCTTCTTTGCTTTAATGGACAACTTATATGCACATCTTCCAACTTGTCCTCTGGATGTTTTGGCACAGATGAAATTacctaattaaaaagaaaaaagaatcactaAACAACTTATTTCTTATAGTACAGGAGTAAATAAATTGTCAGAAGGATACAGGCAAgcgtagtggctcacacctctaatcccagctactcaggaaatggagattgagaggattgcagtttgaagccagtccaggcaaaagaagTTTGCTAGACTCCATTTCAATAAAAtaacctgtaatccagctatgcaggaggcataggtagtaggactgtggtccaaggcaGGCAaaacaccagaccctatctgaaaattaactaaaacaaaagtatTGGGGGCATGGCTCTTGTGGTAGTGTTTGCTAAGCTGAGTTCACCACAGCACTGCGGGGGTGGGGACAAACTCACAAGGAACAGCATATATAAGTAAGAGTTCAGTCCTTGCCGTCACTTTTTTTCGATGGGACTaagatttgtactcagggctttgcactcacaaagcaggtgttctatcatttgagccacacctccagccgctTGCCATCACTTTTGAGACAAAGTTGACCCAAGTTCAAGGTACAGCTTACAATGTAAGCACAGAGAAAAGTTCTCTTTTTAAACACAGATAGGAGTAAAATTTCTAAGCCATTTACTAAGAAAAAATTTGGAAAGAGGGCTGTGAGTGGGCAGTGCTTTATCAGCATGttgtaaggccttgggttcaatcccaaagattgccaaaaaatgaaaaagtgaacaTTGCTTTCCTTTAACATTCTTTCATAGATCTAACATAACTTATTTtacaaatacaaatagataatttgttatttataaatacaaatagatattGCATTCTTGAATCACTGATAATGTCTGAGATATAGAGACATGGGTACTTAGGGGGACAGAATGAAAAATCTggagaaatgaacagaaaattgTATAATTCTCAGAGGACTGAGAATTAAGTGTCAAAACATCATCAGAAAAAGTGTGGGCAATAAATCAAAGCAGAGTTAAGATAGTCTTTAACTGAAATGGAAAATTATTAGAAATTGTGCTGAatatttctcttttgtattttctattaGCTTTAGAATTTGGACTTTATACTCTGAAAATGCAGTCAGCCCTGGCTAAGACAGATATGTATCTACATCTATGCCTCAATTCAGATGCACCTGCCAGCACTAACTAAAAAACTTAAGGAGGTTCAAGTATAAAAACTGTATCCATggacttttattattaataaataatccCTCATCCTTAATCAGGTAACAATTTTCaggtaaaaaaaatctcagtaaaagAAATTAGGTTCGCCTTAGTCATCCTTTATCACACTGTAAAATATATGTACCATTATGTGAAAAGCACTTTCTGAGCCTGAGAATTAAATATAAGAGAATGGTTATGACCCTCagcttatgattttttaaaaggctcCGCTACCCCTTCCAACAAAAAGGcatctttcaaaagctaacttaagaactggaggtatggctcaacaggtagagcacctgctttgtaagtgcaaagcccagtTCCATGAAAACACAAAAGCTAACTTAAATGTTAACTTTCTTTTACTTGAGCTTAGGAAGTGGAAAATGATTATgtaataatgttaaaaaaaaaaaaaaaaacaactacctAATAGCACAATCTAGTTGTGTTCTAATTTGGaggtacagcacttacctagcatgcacaagccctgactttgatccccagcaccacaaaatataaataaatagaaatctcACTTCCTTCTATCACTATCTTTATCATAGCAGCAAAGTAAGCATTTCAGCTTTGACTAAATCTGTAAGAACTTTGAAATATGTCTCTTAAgacataatttataataattttcttcCTCAGCTTTGGCTTATATTAGAACTATGTACATAAGGAGCTTTAAAAAGGAGGGGGCCTGGAATCCACTACCACTGACTGGGTTAATTGACTGACAACACTGCTTTAGTATTCTGTATTTACTGTGACATAAAATACATTTGCTCActgtttaaagttttctttttttttttttttttggtgggactggggcttgaagtcagggctttgtgcttacaaagcaagtgctctaccaattgagtcacacctccagcccaataaaataatagtatatttttggtactcctgggatttgaactcagggcctcatgcttgctaggcaggcactttaccaccacttgagccactctgccagcctctgctCACGGTTTAAAGTAAGAATTActgtcaaagaaataaatattagtcAAATTAAGTTATCTGAATGTAGAACTGTAGGAAAACATCAaaactaaaatatgaaaaaaatacaattttatagcTCCCACAAATAATTTTCCTTCTAGTTGTCAGTCCTATCACTAAATTGTTACTTCAAACGGTTTTTCAAAGGCTCTCACCTCTTTCAGTTTATTCCGAATTAAGTTTGCTGTGGTATTCAAGGAGTCATCCTGCAGGTCCACTTTAGGTATGTTGGGCAACTGAGGCCCAATCATAACCTCATTACTGCTCGTGCTTGTTTCAAGGAAAGTTCCAAGTTTACGATCATCTTCTCGTCTTCTTTTACGCTCCTGCAATTGTGTTGTTCTAGGCATAAATCTGTCAATTGCCTCTGAAGAAGTAATGGCCTTTTGTGCATCAGAACAAGGTATGGCATTTTTAAAAGCGTTCATCTGTAATTTTTGTGAAGAGTCATTGTGGTTACAATGCTTCACAGTTTCATTATGGCTTCTACCATCCTTGCAGAAGTTTGATGCTCTGTCCACATGCTCCCTGGATGAATATGCACAATTTGAGGCAAAATAACATAAAGGTAATTCACAAGAATAAGGAAGAGAAGGACTTGAGTTCACGGTAGACGTATTCAGAGCAGCTGCATGAAGTCCAGATATATTTGAGTGCAAGTCTTGTCTAAAATCTTTTGTGTCTTTATGCTCTGGAACCAGTTTCTTCTTTGTCATGCAGTAGTCTTTATATTACAATTTAAAAGTtgagggaaaaggaaataaatggtcCATTAATTGTTATCATTCAgaatcatataatttttaaaacaaactttaaaatgttaagttctattacaaaatttttatttcttgagaaGGGAATACATTCATATGGTTTAAAGGCTTTTTTAAAGGATACAAAGGTATTATACTGTCAAACTTTACTTTTTCCTTGCTCCTCGTATGCCTGGTttgcctccctcccctccacaTATGTATtcgttattctttcttatttatctgtCTAGTGTGTCTTACTACTTCCAAGCAACCCCTTTGTGTCTTCACTCAAAAGATAACTATTTGCATTTTCTCTGTACCTATGCACTTTCCATTTAACTAAAGATCTAAGAAGAGCTCTTCCAAATCATTACATAGAAAACttcatgattttttgtttgccttttggtgggactggggttgaactcagggctttgtgcttgcaaagcaggtgctctactgtctaagccattcctccagtccattttgctgtggttattttggagatggggttctcactagctgtttgctggggctggccttgaaccatgatcctcctgatctcaaccttccaagtagctagaatttcagacatgagctactggtgcctggctagaaaGCTTCTTTTTTACAGCTTCAGAATATTCTACTGTATGGACTACCATGTTGCTTGGTTTGTGTTTGTTAGTTATTAGAGCAAACAATATGCTGGGCCCACTTTTAGGGCCTGTTACAACCCTTTTGCCTGGTCTACCCTTCCAAAAGCAGACTACCACCAGAGTGGGATGTAGAAGGTATGGTAAAGATTAAATTGGCTGTGTTAATAACTGTTGACATTAATATCTAGGAGGTACATAATTTAAGtctctctttgtatattttgaaattatccaaataaaagtttttttaaaaagtgaaatcacGTATGTGAAGGTATCATGGAAATGTTAGAACTGTGCAGATGAAAAGCAGCTCAATTGAAGTGTCTGGGACCAATCAAGTCATAGTTTTACAAACACTGTGTCATGCTGTCATTCAAAGATGAAGCAATAATCTAATTCTGAAGTCAGGGGTAAGGCAAAAAAGGTCTGAACAGGAAAGGGAGCAAAAAAAGATAATCCTTGGCTTCTATCACCAACATTGAGACGAATAAAGTACTTCAAAAGGAAGCTCTAGACAGAATTCAAAGATGGGTTTTAATCCCTGTTTAATCTGTTTTACTTCTAGTGATGTAGACTAGTCATAAACTTTCTGAGCGTtagttttctcacctataaaaatCAGGACATGGGTTAGGTAATCTCAAGTCTTTTTCTCCACACTAATATTTTGTAAATTCCTTTGCCATTCATACATAAGTCTTCCTGCTGTTAGTTATTTATATATCGCACAAGATAAAGGTCGTTTCAATGACTGAAAATGACCAGGGATTCTCAACAGCTCTTTAATGAGATTTCTAGATGAAAGTTCCAAGGAACTTCCCACCTTCTCTCTCTACACTGGTACTTGCCCCTTCTGCAGTCAGCTTCCTTAGTCTAATTATGACTGCTCTATTCCTTTAATCCAAGTACCACATTCCATTATTCTACTCAAGGCATTTGAAATTTGTGTCATGGGAAACTCAACCGGGCTTGTGGGGGGTTAAGTCCACTGATTCAAAAACAGAACTCTTCTATGATGATTAGCAGTTGGTAACTAGGCAGCAAATCATAATTGTTTCTTGCTGCCTTTAGGTCAAGAGCTTCAATTCCTTAGCTTGGGACACAAGGCCCTTCATGATTCACTAACCTATGTTTCTAATCTTGTCTCTTGCCAAAACCTCTGTACTTTGGTTATCCTACACTACTCACAGTTCCTTAAAGAATGATGCTCATTTATTTCTCTAGATATTTAAACACGTTGTCTGGGTTGTTATagggtgaataaataaataaatacatttcctgGCTCATCCTTCTATCCTGCTCTCCTTCTGAGTAGTATTTACTAAAACCCAACCACTTTTCACATCCTTTAGGAAATCTTCCATATACcagtatcttttcctttctagTCCAGTTCATGGTCAGTGCTGCACAGAACCCAGTGAGTCATAGTTGTTGAACACTGTGATCATCTACTTGCTGCCCACCAGACCAGGAACTCCATGAAAGGTATACCtaccagtgcctgacacataggagGTGCTAATAACAGGCTTTCCATACCTTTATTTTTAGTAGTTCTTGCTATATAAGCCTTtctctcttctaatttttttctagtttcttcaacTGTCTCAAACTCTGGAGCATAGCACACATGAAGCAATCCACCAAAGAAACTCTGttcatccatttttctcttgGCTATCCTAAACAGAAATACAGGGGATAGCATAATTTATTAATCTGATTTACATAGGATGAAAGCTTAACAAGTATATAACACACTGATCTAAGCAGCAAAGTTCaggtgtgtgtgttattttttcccccaagtccacagtgtgcacacacacacacacacacacaatggattGGGAATTAGGATACTGTTTGTGGATGGAATGGACCCTGTTGATTCCTTTCCTGTCCCACAGGGTTAACAAGTTTTGCAC
This window harbors:
- the Rbm48 gene encoding RNA-binding protein 48 isoform X1, whose protein sequence is MASSDGKLGSLFDHHVQRAVCDTRAKYREGRRPRAVKVYTINLESRYLLIQGVPAVGAMKELVERFALYGAIEEYNALDEYPAEDFTEVYLIKFMNLQSARIAKRKMDEQSFFGGLLHVCYAPEFETVEETRKKLEERKAYIARTTKNKDYCMTKKKLVPEHKDTKDFRQDLHSNISGLHAAALNTSTVNSSPSLPYSCELPLCYFASNCAYSSREHVDRASNFCKDGRSHNETVKHCNHNDSSQKLQMNAFKNAIPCSDAQKAITSSEAIDRFMPRTTQLQERKRRREDDRKLGTFLETSTSSNEVMIGPQLPNIPKVDLQDDSLNTTANLIRNKLKEVISSVPKHPEDKLEDVHISCPLKQRRRI
- the Rbm48 gene encoding RNA-binding protein 48 isoform X2 encodes the protein MDEQSFFGGLLHVCYAPEFETVEETRKKLEERKAYIARTTKNKDYCMTKKKLVPEHKDTKDFRQDLHSNISGLHAAALNTSTVNSSPSLPYSCELPLCYFASNCAYSSREHVDRASNFCKDGRSHNETVKHCNHNDSSQKLQMNAFKNAIPCSDAQKAITSSEAIDRFMPRTTQLQERKRRREDDRKLGTFLETSTSSNEVMIGPQLPNIPKVDLQDDSLNTTANLIRNKLKEVISSVPKHPEDKLEDVHISCPLKQRRRI